A window of the Juglans microcarpa x Juglans regia isolate MS1-56 chromosome 5D, Jm3101_v1.0, whole genome shotgun sequence genome harbors these coding sequences:
- the LOC121265198 gene encoding putative receptor-like protein kinase At3g47110 → MKLCSLPTAYLHVILLLSLTIPCLQPITTATASPTNESDRLPLVKLKEMINTDPHNILSSWSESLHFCNWYGVSCGHRHRRVTALLLQGCALSGSISPYIGNLSFLRRIDFQDNFLQGEIPKQVTLLFRLQYLYLRNNSFTGEIPRNLTNCPELRVMDLEENKLTGSIPVELGSLRRLETLRIRLNYLTGGIPRSLGNISSLRQLSVADNNFWGNIPYEIGFLPRLSLFIVAANNLTGTIPFSLYNRSTLSNIQTARNRLTGTLPANIGLTLPNLQILSFSTNNFSGPIPVSLSNASRLEILILSRNNFVGQVPAQFGNLLHLQDLRVSGNNLGSNSAMDLDFITSLRNCTKLQFLHFGENIFGGSLANSIRNFSMQLVELYMAGNQISGIIPAALDNLVNLYILDMSQNLFEGTIPTFFGKFQKLQGLHLDGNRLSGQLPSSIGFLTGLVELNLSRNRLEGSIPSSFADCKNLQELDIAENNLSGAIPKDIMSSQLLVLNLSQNSLSGILPVEIGNSKNIYRLDVSKNELSADIPNTLGDCLSLEYLYLQGNSFLGALPQSLTSLKGLKYLDLSQNKFSGQIPEDLQELPVLVHLNLSFNNLEGEVPTEGIFHSARAVSLTGNKKLCGGIPELHLQACGIKTRKQGKSHAFKLSLKIVTGALCFLLFSSLLYYLYRRRKLEKKSSAVPSKTDLLSNVSYKELYQVTGRFSPSNLIGSGSFGFVYKGFLHHEGTMVAVKVLNLHREGASESFLTECNVLRNIRHRNIAKILTCCSSVDHTGDEFKALVFKFMSNGSLENWLHPDTVGENQSRNLSLLQRLDIAIDVASALHYLHDHCKIPIIHYDLKPSNVLLDNDMIAYISDFGLARLLSPKNDLSQYQTSSVGIKGSIGYAAPGKQVLTS, encoded by the coding sequence ATGAAGCTATGTTCATTACCCACTGCATATTTGCACGTCATTCTACTCCTTTCTTTAACCATACCTTGCTTACAACCGATCACAACTGCTACTGCCTCTCCGACAAACGAGAGTGATCGTTTACCTCTGGTCAAACTCAAAGAAATGATAAACACTGATCCTCATAACATTTTGAGCTCCTGGAGTGAGTCTCTCCACTTCTGCAACTGGTACGGAGTTTCTTGCGGCCATAGGCATCGAAGGGTCACCGCCTTGCTCCTACAAGGCTGTGCTTTGAGCGGATCCATATCCCCTTACATTGGCAACCTCAGCTTTCTTAGGAGGATTGACTTCCAAGACAACTTCTTACAAGGAGAAATACCAAAACAAGTAACTCTTTTGTTTCGACTGCAATATCTATATCTTAGGAATAACTCGTTCACAGGGGAAATTCCAAGAAACTTGACCAATTGCCCAGAACTCAGAGTCATGGATTTGGAAGAGAACAAACTTACAGGGAGCATTCCTGTTGAGCTAGGCTCTTTGAGGAGGCTTGAGACGCTTAGAATTCGCTTAAATTACTTGACAGGAGGTATCCCACGTTCTCTGGGAAATATCTCTTCACTCCGACAACTCTCTGTCGCAGACAATAATTTCTGGGGAAATATTCCCTATGAAATTGGCTTTTTGCCGAGGTTGTCTCTCTTCATAGTTGCAGCCAATAATCTGACCGGTACGATCCCTTTTTCCCTTTACAATAGATCAACTTTGAGTAACATCCAAACCGCACGTAATCGACTTACTGGCACTCTTCCAGCCAATATAGGTCTCACTCTCCCAAATCTCCAGATTTTGTCCTTCTCTACAAATAATTTCTCAGGTCCAATCCCAGTTTCACTATCAAATGCTTCTCGACTTGAAATACTTATCCTCTCCCGAAACAATTTCGTGGGACAAGTTCCAGCTCAGTTTGGAAACCTCCTACATCTCCAGGACCTTCGTGTTTCTGGAAATAATCTAGGAAGTAACTCAGCAATGGATTTGGATTTCATAACATCTTTGAGAAACTGCACCAAACTGCAATTTCTCCATTTTGGTGAAAACATTTTTGGAGGTAGTTTAGCCAACTCTATAAGAAATTTCTCGATGCAACTCGTGGAACTGTATATGGCCGGAAATCAGATATCAGGAATTATTCCTGCAGCATTAGATAATCTCGTCAATTTATACATCCTAGACATGTCGCAAAACTTGTTCGAAGGCACCATTCCTACTTTTTTTGGGAAGTTTCAAAAGCTGCAAGGATTGCATTTGGATGGAAACAGATTGTCAGGACAATTACCATCCTCTATTGGCTTCCTCACTGGATTAGTCGAACTTAACTTATCAAGAAACAGATTGGAAGGAAGCATTCCATCGAGTTTTGCAGACTGCAAGAACTTGCAAGAGTTGGATATTGCAGAAAATAATCTTAGTGGAGCCATACCCAAAGACATTATGTCTTCCCAATTACTAGTACTCAACTTATCACAGAACTCATTATCTGGCATCCTGCCTGTGGAAATTGGTAATTCAAAAAACATTTACCGATTGGATGTCTCTAAAAACGAACTCTCTGCTGATATTCCTAATACTCTTGGAGATTGCTTGAGCCTGGAGTATCTTTACTTGCAGGGCAATTCATTTCTAGGAGCCTTACCTCAATCTCTTACTTCTTTGAAAGGCCTTAAGTATTTAGATctttcacaaaacaaatttTCAGGACAAATTCCTGAAGATCTACAGGAACTACCTGTTTTGGTACATTTGAATCTTTCTTTCAATAATTTGGAGGGCGAGGTACCGACTGAAGGAATCTTCCATAGTGCAAGGGCAGTATCATTGACAGGAAATAAAAAGCTTTGTGGAGGTATTCCTGAATTGCATCTGCAAGCATGCGGCATCAAAACTAGAAAGCAAGGAAAATCCCATGCTTTCAAATTATCTCTCAAAATTGTTACCGGGGCTTTATGTTTCCTTCTGTTTTCATCCTTGCTGTATTATCTTTATCGGAggagaaaattagaaaagaaatcatCTGCTGTACCCTCAAAAACTGACCTGCTTTCAAATGTTTCGTACAAGGAGCTTTATCAGGTGACTGGCAGATTCTCTCCCAGCAATTTAATTGGATCCGGTAGTTTCGGATTTGTATATAAAGGATTTCTTCATCATGAAGGGACGATGGTTGCTGTCAAGGTCTTGAACCTTCATCGAGAAGGAGCTTCTGAAAGTTTCTTGACCGAATGCAATGTGCTAAGAAATATACGACATCGGAACATTGCTAAGATTCTAACATGTTGCTCCAGTGTAGACCACACGGGTGATGAATTTAAAGCCCTTGTTTTCAAATTCATGTCAAATGGAAGCTTAGAGAATTGGCTGCATCCAGATACAGTCGGTGAAAATCAATCAAGAAACTTGAGCCTTCTTCAAAGACTAGACATCGCAATTGATGTCGCTTCTGCACTGCATTATCTGCATGACCACTGTAAAATACCAATTATTCATTATGACTTAAAGCCAAGCAATGTTCTTCTTGACAATGACATGATTGCTTATATAAGTGATTTTGGTTTGGCAAGGCTTCTCTCTCCAAAAAATGACCTTTCTCAATACCAAACCAGTTCAGTTGGAATAAAGGGTTCTATTGGCTACGCTGCTCCAGGTAAACAAGTACTTACATCTTAG